In Deltaproteobacteria bacterium, the following proteins share a genomic window:
- a CDS encoding type II toxin-antitoxin system Phd/YefM family antitoxin, with amino-acid sequence METTYTQARAKFAALCDHAASTLEAVVIHRRGAEDVALVSAAELRSLEQALHELRSPRNAARLLTALARARSRKTKPQSVAALRKEFGLEKAK; translated from the coding sequence ATGGAAACGACCTACACTCAAGCTCGCGCCAAGTTTGCCGCTCTTTGCGATCACGCCGCGTCGACGCTCGAAGCCGTCGTGATCCATCGCCGCGGCGCGGAGGATGTAGCTCTGGTGTCCGCGGCCGAATTGCGTAGTCTCGAGCAGGCCCTTCACGAACTTCGCTCTCCACGCAATGCTGCTCGCCTGCTTACGGCTCTCGCGCGTGCGCGCTCACGTAAGACTAAGCCGCAAAGCGTGGCCGCGTTGCGGAAGGAATTTGGACTGGAGAAGGCAAAGTAG
- a CDS encoding Txe/YoeB family addiction module toxin — protein MTATRASVFEVEFREDLRHWIDTERRVALRLMDIVESVTRDPFQGIGKPEPLKHLGSGIWSRRLTQEHRVIYLVEKGAIHFLKARYHY, from the coding sequence GTGACCGCCACGCGTGCATCGGTGTTCGAGGTGGAGTTTCGGGAGGACCTCCGCCACTGGATCGATACGGAACGCCGTGTTGCGCTGCGGCTCATGGACATCGTGGAATCGGTCACGCGCGACCCCTTTCAAGGGATCGGAAAGCCCGAACCCCTCAAGCACTTGGGATCGGGCATCTGGTCGCGCCGCCTCACGCAGGAGCATCGTGTCATTTACCTTGTCGAGAAGGGGGCGATTCATTTTCTCAAGGCACGCTATCACTATTGA
- a CDS encoding nuclear transport factor 2 family protein produces the protein MSTEHPARAASQQSMELVTKKPPNAKERWLALFADDAIIEDPIGPSPLDPEGKGHRGKAALAAFWDMNIGPNELRFDIERSYACGNEVANVGTITTKTPMGITVSVPGVFTYRINDAGQLVALRAYWEFDTVMGALGAV, from the coding sequence ATGAGCACAGAGCACCCGGCCCGCGCCGCTTCGCAGCAGTCGATGGAACTGGTCACCAAGAAGCCGCCCAACGCCAAGGAGAGATGGCTGGCTTTGTTCGCCGACGACGCGATCATTGAGGATCCGATCGGCCCGTCGCCGCTCGACCCCGAGGGTAAGGGCCATCGCGGCAAGGCCGCCTTGGCTGCCTTCTGGGACATGAACATCGGACCCAACGAGCTGAGGTTCGACATCGAGCGCTCGTACGCCTGCGGCAACGAAGTGGCCAACGTCGGCACCATCACGACCAAGACACCGATGGGCATCACTGTCAGCGTGCCGGGCGTGTTCACCTACCGCATCAACGACGCCGGCCAGCTGGTTGCGCTGCGCGCTTACTGGGAGTTTGATACGGTGATGGGGGCGCTCGGGGCAGTGTAA